Proteins from a single region of bacterium:
- a CDS encoding sigma-54 dependent transcriptional regulator, which produces MSGTILVVDDEKNIRRVLRATLEREGYDVVEAESGEEALAILSRERVECVLTDLRMPGIDGMEVLARSLAADRELPIVMLTAHGTVNTAVEAMKRGAFDYLTKPFDKDELLASVARAVRQRDLARSEPDEPVGGASRNAAMRSLYAMIDKVAKSPTTVLITGESGTGKELVARMLHERGDRADKPYIRINCAAMPATLVESELFGYERGAFTGAVGSKPGRFELADKGTLFLDEIGTVPLETQVKLLRAIQEQEFERVGGVSSIRVNVRLVTATNVDLRQEVAAGRFREDLYYRLNVVHLRLPPLRERTEDLDMLARQFIERANKRVKKRVTGIGPDAWARLRAHAWPGNIRELENVIERAVLLAEGDTIAASDLPDELAHAAPGPGSRAVPAPGAEAAGFDLKQASREAAARVEIELIGAALKKTRGNVTQAAKILGLSRKGLQIKMREYGLDRDANEPA; this is translated from the coding sequence ATGAGCGGTACGATTCTCGTCGTGGACGACGAAAAGAACATCCGCCGCGTGCTCCGCGCGACGCTCGAGCGCGAGGGTTACGACGTTGTTGAGGCCGAGAGCGGCGAAGAGGCGCTCGCGATTCTTTCTCGCGAGCGCGTTGAGTGCGTATTGACCGATTTGCGCATGCCCGGCATCGACGGCATGGAGGTGCTGGCGCGCTCGCTTGCCGCCGACCGCGAATTGCCGATCGTCATGCTGACCGCGCACGGAACGGTGAACACCGCCGTCGAGGCCATGAAGCGAGGCGCGTTCGACTATCTCACCAAGCCGTTTGACAAGGACGAACTGCTGGCGTCGGTGGCGCGCGCGGTGCGCCAGCGCGATCTGGCGCGCAGCGAACCGGACGAGCCGGTCGGCGGCGCCTCGCGAAACGCCGCGATGCGATCGCTTTACGCGATGATCGACAAGGTCGCGAAAAGTCCGACCACGGTCCTCATCACCGGCGAATCCGGCACGGGCAAGGAGCTTGTCGCGCGGATGTTGCACGAGCGCGGCGATCGCGCGGACAAGCCGTATATCCGCATCAATTGCGCGGCCATGCCCGCGACCCTCGTCGAAAGCGAGTTGTTCGGGTACGAGCGCGGCGCGTTCACCGGCGCGGTGGGGAGTAAACCCGGGCGATTCGAATTGGCCGACAAGGGCACGCTGTTTCTCGACGAAATCGGAACCGTGCCGCTCGAGACGCAGGTCAAGCTTCTGCGCGCGATTCAGGAGCAGGAGTTCGAGCGCGTGGGCGGCGTGAGTTCGATCCGCGTCAATGTGCGCCTCGTCACGGCGACGAACGTCGATCTCCGGCAGGAGGTCGCCGCGGGCCGTTTTCGCGAGGATTTGTATTACCGGCTCAATGTCGTGCATCTGCGCCTGCCGCCGCTTCGGGAACGAACCGAGGATCTGGACATGCTCGCGCGGCAATTTATCGAACGCGCGAACAAGCGCGTGAAAAAGCGCGTCACCGGCATCGGCCCGGATGCGTGGGCGAGGCTTCGCGCGCATGCATGGCCCGGCAATATCCGCGAGCTCGAAAATGTCATCGAGCGCGCCGTGCTGCTGGCCGAGGGCGACACGATCGCCGCAAGCGACTTGCCCGATGAATTGGCGCACGCCGCGCCGGGCCCGGGCTCGCGAGCCGTTCCGGCGCCGGGCGCCGAGGCGGCGGGATTCGATCTGAAACAGGCTTCGCGCGAGGCGGCGGCGCGCGTGGAAATCGAGCTGATCGGCGCCGCGCTGAAAAAAACGCGCGGCAACGTGACGCAGGCCGCGAAGATCCTCGGCCTTTCGCGCAAGGGGCTACAGATCAAGATGCGCGAATACGGCCTGGATCGCGACGCGAACGAGCCGGCCTGA
- the ald gene encoding alanine dehydrogenase translates to MIIGVPREIKSDEKRVAMTPLGVTAMTAHGHTVLVETNAGAGSQISDDDYLRAGATIAPNAEETWARAEMIVKVKEPLASEVRFLKDKLIFTYLHLAAVKDLTRAMVDSHCVGVAYETIELPDRSLPLLAPMSEVAGKLAPQVGAHYLEAVAGGPGVLLAGVSGVRPASVTIIGAGVAGQCACEIAVGMGAQVTILDISPARLRYVHDVFRGKVITLMSNHGNIEDSVTQSELVIGAVLIHGAKAPRLVTRDMIRRMRPKSVIVDISVDQGGCIETTRPTTHSNPVFVEEGVTHYCVANMPGIVPRTSTYALTNSTLSYALELADKGLERAAKENPALRKGVNIYRGKVCYEGVAEAWNLPYTPYEEAAGIA, encoded by the coding sequence GTGATTATCGGAGTCCCCAGGGAGATCAAGTCCGATGAAAAGCGCGTCGCCATGACGCCGCTTGGCGTCACGGCCATGACCGCGCACGGCCACACCGTCCTTGTCGAAACCAACGCCGGAGCCGGAAGCCAGATTTCCGACGACGATTACCTGCGCGCCGGCGCGACCATCGCCCCCAACGCGGAGGAAACGTGGGCGCGCGCCGAGATGATCGTCAAGGTCAAGGAGCCTCTCGCCTCGGAAGTCCGTTTCCTCAAGGACAAGTTGATCTTCACCTACCTGCATCTCGCGGCGGTCAAGGATCTGACGCGCGCGATGGTCGATTCCCATTGCGTCGGCGTGGCGTACGAAACGATCGAATTGCCCGATCGTTCGCTTCCGCTGCTTGCCCCGATGAGCGAGGTGGCGGGCAAGCTCGCGCCGCAGGTGGGCGCGCACTACCTCGAAGCGGTCGCCGGCGGCCCGGGCGTGCTGCTGGCGGGCGTCTCCGGCGTGCGGCCGGCGTCGGTGACGATCATCGGCGCGGGCGTCGCGGGTCAGTGCGCGTGCGAGATCGCCGTCGGCATGGGCGCGCAGGTGACCATACTCGATATCAGCCCGGCGCGCCTGCGCTACGTGCACGATGTTTTTCGCGGCAAGGTCATCACGCTGATGAGCAACCATGGCAATATCGAGGACTCCGTCACGCAGTCCGAGCTCGTCATCGGCGCGGTGCTCATCCACGGGGCCAAGGCGCCGCGCCTCGTGACGCGCGACATGATCCGCCGCATGCGGCCCAAGAGCGTCATCGTGGATATCTCCGTCGATCAGGGCGGCTGCATCGAAACGACGCGCCCGACGACGCACAGCAATCCTGTTTTCGTGGAAGAGGGGGTGACGCATTACTGCGTCGCAAACATGCCCGGCATCGTGCCGCGCACGAGCACGTATGCGCTGACGAATTCGACGCTCAGCTACGCGTTGGAGCTTGCCGACAAAGGCCTGGAGCGCGCGGCAAAAGAAAATCCGGCGCTGCGCAAGGGCGTCAACATCTATCGCGGCAAGGTGTGTTATGAGGGCGTCGCCGAGGCGTGGAACCTGCCGTATACGCCCTATGAGGAGGCTGCGGGGATCGCGTAG